A genome region from Haloarcula sp. H-GB4 includes the following:
- a CDS encoding CPBP family intramembrane glutamic endopeptidase → MAVIITVAVWIYLEFVAILLGHSPRAGPLLLGEFPVVRDVSAQLLRGFLAVVLTLLAVRVFDISSPLEWMGVRRPRNWEWAYILLGVVLAFVWLVGSLVLIQNVLGLERTMLLTLPERVRIARVVTLLVLVGPAEEVIFHGIIQRSLEDVIGLWPAIAAGGILFGMSHADPAALALGDLLFYMAQGGFGMIAGWIYAKTENIVVPALVHGIFVSLTTALPLLAG, encoded by the coding sequence GTGGCCGTAATTATAACCGTTGCCGTGTGGATATATCTGGAGTTCGTTGCCATCTTACTCGGTCACTCCCCGAGGGCAGGACCGCTCCTGCTTGGCGAGTTCCCAGTCGTCCGTGACGTGAGCGCCCAACTCCTCCGTGGATTCCTCGCTGTCGTACTCACACTGCTAGCCGTGCGGGTGTTCGATATTTCATCCCCACTCGAATGGATGGGTGTGCGCCGTCCGAGGAATTGGGAGTGGGCGTATATCCTTCTGGGCGTCGTGCTGGCGTTCGTCTGGCTGGTCGGTTCTCTCGTTCTGATTCAGAATGTCCTTGGACTGGAGCGCACGATGCTACTAACACTTCCAGAGCGTGTCCGAATCGCCCGGGTAGTGACGTTGTTAGTGCTTGTCGGCCCAGCCGAGGAGGTGATTTTCCATGGTATCATCCAACGGTCACTGGAAGACGTTATCGGTCTCTGGCCAGCTATCGCTGCTGGTGGTATACTCTTTGGAATGTCTCATGCTGACCCCGCCGCCCTTGCTCTCGGTGACCTACTCTTCTATATGGCCCAAGGTGGCTTCGGCATGATTGCTGGTTGGATCTATGCCAAAACAGAGAATATCGTCGTTCCAGCGCTTGTTCACGGGATTTTCGTTTCGCTCACTACCGCCTTGCCACTACTGGCTGGCTGA
- a CDS encoding FRG domain-containing protein, producing MGDFQEQTVEIYSWEDAQDKLFKGAWQSNLNRYRPSHAFRGLSEEYDTLPTSLIRLGQQNSDGIFDASHGADVESDILRNFIKYAEDRSLSDKSIWHQLSVAQHYGLPTRILDWTYSPLVALHFATENMSKLDEDGLIWRVDIDEAHALLNDTWTKEKSGHVFTIDELTEVASNFDDPNAIFEQNETDGPLFFEPPSLDGRIVNQFALFSVLPDPTQRFDQWLADHRNIFKRYRIPASVKMEIRDKLDASNITERVLFPGLDGLAEWLQRYYTPIRETETQPP from the coding sequence ATGGGAGATTTCCAAGAACAGACCGTGGAGATATACTCTTGGGAAGACGCTCAAGATAAACTATTCAAAGGGGCATGGCAGTCTAACCTGAACCGCTATCGGCCATCTCACGCCTTTCGTGGCCTCTCAGAAGAATATGATACTCTTCCGACATCTTTGATTCGTTTAGGTCAGCAAAACTCGGATGGTATATTTGATGCCAGTCATGGAGCAGATGTAGAGTCGGATATACTCCGAAACTTCATCAAATATGCGGAAGACCGGTCACTCTCTGACAAATCTATCTGGCATCAACTTTCCGTCGCACAACATTATGGCCTACCCACAAGGATTCTTGACTGGACGTACTCGCCACTAGTCGCATTACATTTTGCCACAGAAAACATGAGTAAATTGGATGAAGATGGCTTGATTTGGCGTGTTGATATCGACGAAGCACATGCGTTACTCAATGACACCTGGACTAAGGAGAAATCTGGACATGTATTCACCATTGATGAACTGACTGAGGTTGCCAGTAATTTCGATGACCCCAACGCCATATTTGAGCAAAACGAGACAGATGGTCCGCTGTTCTTTGAGCCACCGTCTCTTGACGGACGAATCGTAAATCAATTTGCTCTGTTTTCTGTGCTGCCAGACCCCACACAACGATTTGACCAATGGCTTGCAGATCACAGGAATATTTTCAAACGCTATCGAATTCCGGCATCCGTAAAAATGGAGATCCGAGATAAATTAGATGCCTCCAACATTACTGAACGGGTCCTCTTTCCAGGATTAGACGGATTAGCAGAGTGGCTCCAACGTTACTACACGCCGATCCGAGAGACAGAGACACAACCACCCTAA